The following are encoded together in the Roseobacter denitrificans OCh 114 genome:
- a CDS encoding sarcosine oxidase subunit gamma → MNAPVNSFDAVSVSVLPPVARFNLRIAPADLSVASKAFGLDLPGKIGQGAKKGDRAAYCIGPDEWLLHAGEADQEAIVAVFDAVRAKTPHSLTVISDRELTIGIKGSAAIDLLAVGCPLDLARMAVGTAKRTVFDYAQIVLIRDAEDAFRVEVWRSYFPHVHGLLEIGVTELSVGL, encoded by the coding sequence ATGAATGCTCCCGTAAACTCTTTTGACGCCGTATCGGTGAGTGTCCTGCCGCCGGTGGCACGTTTCAACCTGCGTATTGCGCCGGCCGATTTGTCCGTCGCCAGCAAGGCCTTTGGACTGGACCTACCCGGCAAGATCGGGCAGGGCGCGAAAAAGGGCGATCGCGCGGCCTATTGCATCGGGCCGGATGAGTGGCTGTTGCACGCAGGCGAGGCGGATCAGGAAGCCATCGTTGCAGTTTTTGATGCGGTCCGCGCAAAGACACCGCATAGTTTGACGGTGATCTCAGATCGTGAACTCACAATCGGGATCAAAGGATCGGCAGCGATTGACCTCTTGGCTGTTGGTTGCCCGCTCGATCTGGCACGTATGGCGGTGGGAACTGCTAAGCGCACGGTTTTTGACTATGCGCAGATCGTACTGATCCGGGACGCGGAGGATGCCTTCCGCGTCGAAGTCTGGCGGTCCTATTTCCCCCATGTCCATGGCCTGCTGGAGATCGGAGTTACAGAGCTCTCGGTTGGTTTGTAA
- a CDS encoding MFS transporter produces MTSHIPQIDKASAAAVSPRGMIIGPVAAHVAFVLELTLVPLLLPAMQSHLGLSVGDLAWIFNSYGIAVAVGVLLSGWCGDTFNPRKVFGYGVALFAVGSLLVAASNSFEMLLFGRAVQGLGAGVFSPLLPLLLTRASPLKPGRMLIVWGSIAGYVSALAPFFYGSFFSKFGWNIAFVFIALVALVALILLNRLRDPDEHAATPPAPKDYTQILRARYLWITFAYVFCTYGAITYYLFRLPVWLSDNDVRTASVGLALTVLWLTFSGLSTLLRNMVDSPHIRTIMFASPILIVVGFLLSYGNENLFFIVLSCVFVGAGLACSNAPSTQLILRFAPKGLSAASTSLDITFARLGGIAMVALLATAGFAFAFYATALSCFIAATCALIASRGLGFPPSPAARSTL; encoded by the coding sequence ATGACATCGCACATACCGCAGATTGACAAGGCAAGCGCCGCCGCCGTATCGCCGCGTGGCATGATTATCGGCCCGGTGGCGGCGCATGTCGCCTTCGTGCTGGAACTGACATTGGTGCCTCTGCTGCTGCCAGCGATGCAGTCGCACCTTGGTTTGTCGGTTGGTGATCTGGCCTGGATCTTCAATTCTTACGGCATTGCAGTTGCAGTTGGTGTTTTGCTGAGCGGATGGTGCGGCGACACCTTCAACCCGAGGAAAGTCTTCGGATACGGCGTCGCCCTCTTTGCAGTCGGCTCGCTTTTGGTGGCCGCTTCAAACAGTTTCGAGATGCTCCTTTTCGGGCGTGCCGTTCAAGGTCTCGGCGCGGGTGTCTTTTCACCTCTCCTTCCCCTGCTTCTGACGCGTGCCTCACCTTTGAAACCGGGGAGAATGTTGATCGTCTGGGGCAGTATTGCAGGCTATGTGTCCGCCCTTGCCCCGTTTTTTTACGGCAGCTTCTTCAGCAAATTCGGCTGGAACATCGCCTTTGTCTTCATTGCGCTTGTGGCGCTTGTTGCATTGATACTGCTGAACAGGTTGCGCGACCCCGATGAGCACGCAGCAACACCGCCTGCTCCCAAGGACTACACTCAGATTTTGCGCGCCCGCTATCTCTGGATCACCTTTGCCTATGTGTTTTGCACCTATGGCGCGATCACCTATTACCTGTTTCGGCTGCCGGTCTGGCTGTCGGACAATGACGTCAGGACGGCCAGTGTCGGCCTTGCCCTGACGGTTTTATGGCTGACATTTTCCGGGTTGAGCACCTTGCTGCGAAACATGGTGGACAGCCCACACATCCGCACGATCATGTTTGCCTCGCCAATCCTTATCGTCGTTGGCTTTCTTCTTTCATATGGCAATGAAAATCTGTTTTTCATCGTGCTGTCGTGCGTCTTCGTCGGTGCCGGCTTGGCCTGTAGCAATGCACCATCAACGCAGCTGATCCTGCGATTTGCTCCAAAGGGGCTCAGCGCGGCCTCGACCAGTCTGGACATAACCTTCGCACGGCTCGGCGGAATTGCGATGGTCGCGCTGCTTGCAACTGCGGGCTTTGCCTTTGCTTTCTACGCAACTGCCTTGTCGTGTTTCATCGCCGCGACCTGCGCGCTGATCGCCAGCAGGGGCCTCGGGTTTCCCCCCAGCCCCGCTGCGCGCTCAACACTCTGA
- a CDS encoding sensor domain-containing protein yields MIPAQIFNQINDKCTEGLALALASSEDGAVMEIQWSNKAFTRITGYTAAEALGERGTILIGPDMGQGVHLYIIEKLMKWENFSTKSRNNRKNGEVYWQRMSWVHLSEAETGNHWWLCSIIELEEEHAAPASQVLQDPAVADQAAFAKALEQVERLEKENTRLHQLAKSVAKDANEDALTGLSNRRHFEVELKTWIENLKKHGTEFAVIYIDLDRFKFVNDTLGHDAGDRLLVSVADMLRDLTGDCDLVARLGGDEFVILRPLAQSALNISSLADDIVGTMQAPFACDGKSTACSASVGVAIANKHMEHPEQVVADADEALYHAKSQGKGRWSFFTEEMHAKSIATKKLASDLLLACERSEFIPYFQPLIDAQSGKIVSAEMLVRWAHPTQGILAPAAFLDTAANMGILKRIDEIVFASVHGALSRFDDAGVDLPRVAVNVSAARLADPTFIHDIKSSGINPQRLTIEILESVYLDRMGDVVRWTIDELDELGVTIALDDFGTGHASVSGLLKIRPAILKVDRHFIQPIVEQANTRPLVASIVGIGKSLGMRVVAEGVETEEHARLVTEMGCDYLQGFYFGKPMSESDLRNRLIESGGQFWSPQPVDENRKVLRNIASAG; encoded by the coding sequence ATGATACCTGCTCAGATATTCAATCAAATCAATGACAAGTGCACCGAAGGGCTCGCACTTGCTTTGGCGTCGAGCGAGGACGGCGCCGTGATGGAAATCCAGTGGAGTAATAAAGCCTTTACAAGGATTACCGGATACACCGCCGCCGAGGCTTTGGGTGAACGCGGCACCATATTGATCGGTCCGGATATGGGGCAGGGCGTTCACCTCTATATCATCGAAAAGCTGATGAAGTGGGAGAACTTTTCAACCAAATCGCGCAACAACCGAAAGAATGGCGAGGTTTACTGGCAGCGCATGAGTTGGGTACACCTCTCCGAGGCCGAGACGGGCAATCACTGGTGGCTATGCTCGATCATAGAACTTGAGGAAGAGCACGCGGCACCCGCCTCGCAGGTGTTGCAAGACCCGGCGGTGGCAGATCAGGCAGCCTTTGCAAAGGCGCTTGAACAGGTTGAACGTCTGGAAAAGGAAAACACACGTTTGCACCAACTTGCAAAATCGGTTGCCAAAGATGCGAATGAGGATGCGTTGACCGGCCTGTCAAACCGCCGCCATTTCGAGGTTGAGCTCAAGACATGGATTGAGAACCTGAAAAAGCACGGCACGGAATTCGCTGTCATCTACATCGACCTTGACCGTTTCAAGTTCGTGAATGACACGCTGGGTCATGATGCCGGTGACCGGCTGCTGGTTTCCGTGGCCGATATGCTGCGCGATCTGACTGGTGACTGTGACCTCGTTGCGCGTCTTGGCGGGGACGAGTTTGTGATACTGAGGCCACTCGCGCAGAGCGCTCTGAATATCAGCAGTCTGGCCGATGACATCGTCGGGACGATGCAGGCGCCTTTTGCATGCGACGGTAAGTCGACGGCCTGCAGCGCGAGTGTTGGTGTGGCGATTGCGAATAAACACATGGAACACCCCGAACAGGTGGTCGCGGATGCTGATGAAGCGCTTTATCATGCGAAATCGCAGGGCAAGGGCCGTTGGTCATTTTTCACCGAGGAAATGCACGCCAAATCCATCGCCACCAAAAAGCTCGCATCAGACTTGTTGCTCGCCTGCGAAAGAAGTGAGTTCATCCCATATTTCCAGCCATTGATTGATGCGCAGAGCGGTAAAATTGTCTCCGCTGAAATGCTGGTGCGATGGGCACATCCAACGCAGGGCATTCTTGCACCCGCCGCCTTTCTTGATACCGCCGCAAATATGGGAATCCTCAAGCGGATTGATGAAATTGTCTTTGCCAGCGTGCATGGTGCATTGTCCCGCTTTGACGATGCAGGTGTGGATCTGCCGCGCGTTGCTGTGAATGTCTCTGCCGCGCGCTTGGCGGATCCCACATTCATCCATGACATCAAAAGCTCTGGTATCAACCCTCAGAGACTGACGATTGAAATCCTTGAGTCGGTTTATCTGGACCGGATGGGGGATGTGGTGCGGTGGACCATTGATGAGTTGGACGAGTTGGGCGTGACGATTGCCCTTGACGATTTTGGCACCGGACATGCCTCTGTGTCTGGCCTGTTGAAAATCCGACCGGCGATTTTGAAGGTTGACCGTCATTTTATTCAGCCGATTGTCGAGCAGGCAAACACAAGGCCGCTGGTCGCATCAATTGTGGGCATTGGAAAAAGCCTTGGAATGCGGGTGGTGGCTGAAGGCGTCGAAACCGAAGAACATGCGCGCCTCGTCACGGAGATGGGCTGCGATTATCTGCAGGGTTTCTATTTTGGCAAACCGATGAGCGAGAGCGATCTGCGCAACAGGCTCATTGAATCGGGCGGGCAATTCTGGTCCCCGCAACCGGTTGACGAAAACCGCAAGGTGCTGCGTAATATCGCCAGCGCAGGTTAA
- the acdA gene encoding 3-sulfinopropanoyl-CoA desulfinase, protein MTRDTVARARALAPVFAARAAKWDRERAYCWDNITDLVDARIMGMTIPKELGGLGASYLDVVKVVEEVAKACTLTARVVVEANMGGISAVMAYGTDTQKQLCAPLVLAGDKPAICITEPDAGSAATEMRTTARKQGDTYVINGTKHWITGGGVSKLYLIFARVLDGDGSDLGIGGFIVHVDPGAGIEPPGFYVLGREKTMGLCGMPEAELRFENLMVGADMALIPPSGFKRGFADLMNAYNSQRVGAGMIAMGVAAGALEHAKKYLLERRQFGRPLAEFQGLQWMIADMDTQLCAARLLLHAAAQSRGPGGSQFPDMTMAARAKLFASEMAIKTVSDSLQMFGARGYGDREPLERMYRDVRMFTIGGGTAQVLRTQIAGSVLGIKTPQTRDT, encoded by the coding sequence ATGACACGTGATACAGTTGCCAGGGCGCGCGCGCTTGCGCCTGTGTTCGCGGCCCGTGCGGCGAAATGGGACAGAGAACGCGCCTACTGCTGGGACAATATCACGGATCTGGTTGATGCGCGGATCATGGGCATGACCATTCCCAAGGAGCTTGGCGGCCTTGGGGCCAGCTATCTGGATGTTGTCAAGGTTGTCGAAGAGGTGGCCAAGGCCTGCACGCTCACAGCGCGGGTCGTGGTCGAGGCCAATATGGGCGGCATCAGCGCCGTCATGGCCTATGGCACGGATACGCAGAAGCAACTCTGTGCGCCGCTGGTTCTGGCCGGAGACAAACCGGCGATCTGCATCACCGAGCCCGATGCGGGTAGTGCTGCGACCGAAATGCGCACAACCGCCCGAAAGCAGGGCGATACCTATGTGATCAATGGCACGAAACACTGGATCACAGGGGGCGGGGTTTCAAAGCTCTACCTGATATTCGCGCGGGTTCTGGACGGTGATGGATCAGACCTCGGGATCGGTGGATTTATCGTTCATGTGGACCCGGGCGCGGGCATTGAACCGCCCGGTTTTTATGTCCTTGGCCGCGAGAAAACCATGGGGCTGTGCGGGATGCCCGAGGCTGAACTCAGGTTTGAAAACCTCATGGTGGGTGCAGACATGGCGCTGATCCCGCCATCAGGTTTCAAACGCGGTTTTGCCGACTTGATGAATGCCTACAATTCTCAACGGGTGGGCGCGGGTATGATTGCGATGGGCGTGGCGGCAGGTGCATTGGAACATGCGAAAAAATACCTGCTCGAACGCAGGCAATTCGGCCGTCCCTTGGCAGAGTTTCAGGGGTTGCAATGGATGATCGCCGACATGGACACCCAGCTTTGTGCCGCGCGCCTTTTGTTGCACGCGGCCGCGCAATCGCGCGGACCCGGTGGCAGCCAGTTCCCTGACATGACCATGGCCGCACGCGCCAAGCTGTTTGCATCGGAAATGGCGATAAAGACCGTCAGCGATTCCCTGCAAATGTTCGGCGCGCGCGGATATGGAGACCGCGAACCGCTCGAACGCATGTACCGCGACGTTCGGATGTTCACCATTGGCGGTGGCACGGCGCAAGTGCTGCGCACGCAGATCGCCGGTTCCGTGCTGGGGATCAAAACGCCGCAAACACGCGATACCTGA
- a CDS encoding bactofilin family protein, with the protein MAVSTIEEDLTIKGNVSSKGGNVDIKGKVVGDVTAEAVLIHGTGSVDGALAARKIAVQGKHKGNLKCDDLTFASTAQVEADVSAQTLTTESGAKILGKVQISGG; encoded by the coding sequence GTGGCGGTTTCAACAATAGAAGAAGACCTTACAATCAAAGGCAATGTTTCGTCGAAAGGCGGGAACGTGGACATAAAAGGCAAGGTCGTCGGGGACGTCACGGCAGAAGCGGTTCTGATCCATGGCACAGGTTCCGTAGACGGGGCGCTTGCCGCGAGGAAGATCGCCGTTCAGGGCAAACACAAAGGCAACCTGAAATGCGATGACCTGACATTTGCCTCAACCGCGCAAGTCGAAGCGGATGTCAGCGCGCAAACGCTGACGACGGAAAGCGGCGCTAAAATCCTTGGCAAGGTCCAGATCAGCGGGGGATAA
- a CDS encoding TRAP transporter large permease, whose amino-acid sequence MTEYLDLIMFAALMVAILSGFPVSFSIAGVAVIFAYLGWMMGIMNVSLLGALGQRAFGLISNQVLIAIPVFVLMGAILEKSKIAEELLDTMARCFGQLRGGLGISVVLVGALLAASTGIVGATVIAMGLIALPTMLRAGYNPAVASGIVCTAGTLGQIIPPSTLLIILADVMSNAFQQAQYEQGKFSVEALSVGQFFAAALIPGLLLVTLYLLYILIRGALRPTDMPPAELGLGRPDSREVLAAILPPVLLIFAVLGAILGGIATPTEAASVGAIGALLMAGRKTGSHTRLILLGVAALIVLAILAGSFPIRLQRNDNGMLEWMAGGVYGLLALTGLGAVGLALRAAFRKRIIHDALNSTLTMTAMIFATILAAGFFSLVFIGLGGEERVEHVLASLPGGPSGTLLFVMLFVFVLGFFLDFVEISVIVLPLVVPSLIVMGHDPIWLGILLAINLQTSFLTPPFGFSLFYLRAAAPDEIATSQIYRGVVPFIALQAVGIFLVWSMPSLATWLPDALF is encoded by the coding sequence GTGACCGAATACCTGGACCTGATCATGTTTGCAGCCCTCATGGTCGCGATCCTTTCAGGCTTTCCCGTCTCTTTCAGCATCGCGGGCGTGGCGGTGATCTTTGCCTATCTCGGTTGGATGATGGGGATCATGAATGTCTCCCTTCTGGGGGCTTTGGGGCAACGCGCCTTTGGCCTGATCAGCAATCAGGTGCTGATCGCCATCCCGGTTTTCGTACTGATGGGCGCGATACTTGAAAAAAGCAAGATCGCCGAAGAGCTGCTCGACACCATGGCGCGCTGCTTTGGTCAGTTGCGGGGTGGCTTGGGTATTTCCGTGGTTCTGGTCGGGGCGCTGCTGGCGGCCTCGACGGGCATTGTGGGCGCGACGGTCATCGCGATGGGCTTGATCGCGCTGCCCACGATGCTGCGTGCAGGTTACAACCCGGCGGTCGCCTCGGGCATTGTCTGCACGGCGGGCACTCTGGGGCAGATCATCCCCCCCTCAACCCTGCTCATCATCCTCGCTGATGTGATGTCAAACGCCTTCCAGCAAGCCCAATACGAACAGGGCAAGTTCTCGGTCGAGGCGCTTTCGGTGGGGCAGTTTTTTGCCGCAGCCCTCATACCGGGCCTGCTTTTGGTGACGCTCTACCTGCTCTATATCCTCATACGCGGCGCGCTCAGACCGACCGATATGCCCCCGGCGGAACTCGGTCTGGGCCGCCCGGACAGCCGTGAGGTTCTGGCGGCGATCCTGCCGCCTGTCCTGCTGATCTTTGCGGTGCTGGGCGCCATCCTTGGCGGCATTGCCACCCCGACAGAAGCGGCCTCCGTCGGCGCGATCGGAGCGCTTTTGATGGCCGGGCGTAAAACCGGCAGTCACACGCGGCTGATCCTTCTGGGCGTTGCGGCCTTGATTGTGCTGGCCATTCTCGCGGGGTCCTTTCCAATTCGCCTGCAGCGCAACGACAATGGCATGCTGGAATGGATGGCCGGGGGCGTCTACGGGCTGCTTGCGCTGACGGGGCTTGGCGCGGTTGGATTGGCGCTGCGGGCCGCATTTCGCAAAAGGATCATCCATGATGCGTTGAATTCGACCCTCACCATGACAGCGATGATCTTTGCAACCATCCTTGCGGCGGGTTTCTTTTCGCTGGTCTTCATTGGCCTGGGCGGAGAGGAACGCGTCGAACACGTCCTCGCCAGCCTGCCCGGCGGCCCCAGCGGTACATTGCTGTTCGTGATGCTCTTTGTATTCGTTCTGGGCTTTTTCCTCGATTTTGTCGAAATCTCCGTCATCGTACTGCCTTTGGTGGTCCCGTCCCTGATCGTGATGGGCCATGACCCGATATGGCTAGGCATCCTTCTGGCCATCAACCTGCAAACCAGCTTTCTGACGCCGCCCTTCGGGTTTTCCCTGTTTTATCTGCGCGCGGCAGCCCCGGACGAGATTGCAACAAGCCAGATCTATCGCGGGGTGGTGCCTTTCATTGCCCTGCAGGCAGTCGGCATTTTCCTTGTCTGGAGCATGCCATCCCTCGCCACGTGGCTGCCCGACGCCCTGTTTTAG
- a CDS encoding TRAP transporter small permease subunit → MLAFADAVDRLNQKVAYAVRWLALAMVLVQFCIVIGRYVFGYNSIAAQESVLYMHATLFMLGAGYTLLVDKHVRVDVFYAKLTERSRRRVDIFGHVFLLLPSMTVLLYWSWPSVRNSWKILEGPMSVGGIEAVFLLKSLIPAFCCLIILQSLSLLIRLLVQGAKS, encoded by the coding sequence GTGCTGGCATTTGCAGACGCGGTTGATCGGCTGAACCAAAAGGTCGCTTATGCGGTGCGCTGGCTGGCTCTGGCGATGGTGCTGGTACAGTTTTGCATTGTCATTGGCCGCTATGTGTTTGGCTACAATTCCATCGCAGCGCAGGAAAGCGTGCTCTACATGCATGCGACCCTTTTCATGCTGGGAGCGGGGTATACGCTGCTGGTCGACAAACACGTCCGTGTCGATGTCTTCTACGCCAAGCTCACCGAACGTAGCCGCCGCAGGGTCGATATCTTTGGACATGTGTTTTTGCTGCTGCCCTCCATGACGGTGCTGCTCTATTGGTCGTGGCCTTCGGTGCGCAATTCCTGGAAAATCCTTGAGGGTCCGATGTCCGTCGGCGGGATCGAGGCCGTCTTTCTGCTCAAATCGCTGATCCCGGCGTTTTGCTGTCTCATCATCCTGCAATCGCTGTCCCTTTTGATCCGTCTGCTTGTGCAAGGTGCAAAATCGTGA
- a CDS encoding TRAP transporter substrate-binding protein, translating to MDRRDFLRAGTVGVAASTLAAPAIAQDVMQWKMVTAWPKNLPGPGVAAQMLADRITTLSGGRIEVKLFAAGELVPGRGVFDAVSEGTAELYHAVPAYWGSKSKGILLFGSQPFGLRADEQFGWMQHGGGQALYDEMYGRFGIKPFLCGNSGPQWAGWFKNEINSVEDLKGLKFRTTGIASQMAAKLGMAAEAMSGPAMFQALQTGALDAGEFIGPWTDSALGYYQVAKNYYWPGVGEPSSAEECGVNADAFAALSDDLKEVVTQACTGLYNPVWTEYTTKHAQSLKTLVSEHGVTVRKLPDDVIAAMGSAAGEIMEEYRADDDELVRRITESFIAYRDLVGGYMTYADNGQMNARAGVFGY from the coding sequence ATGGACAGACGAGATTTTTTGAGGGCAGGAACCGTTGGAGTTGCAGCATCAACCCTCGCCGCGCCCGCCATCGCGCAGGATGTGATGCAGTGGAAGATGGTCACCGCATGGCCCAAGAACCTGCCCGGCCCTGGTGTGGCTGCGCAAATGCTTGCGGATCGGATTACCACGCTGTCAGGTGGCCGGATTGAAGTAAAACTCTTCGCGGCGGGTGAATTGGTGCCAGGTCGCGGCGTGTTTGATGCTGTCTCCGAGGGCACCGCGGAACTCTATCACGCCGTGCCCGCCTATTGGGGGTCGAAATCAAAGGGCATCCTGTTGTTTGGCTCGCAACCCTTTGGCCTGCGCGCAGATGAACAATTCGGCTGGATGCAGCATGGCGGGGGGCAGGCGCTTTATGATGAGATGTATGGCCGTTTCGGAATCAAACCATTCCTGTGCGGCAACTCCGGCCCACAATGGGCGGGCTGGTTCAAGAATGAGATCAACTCCGTCGAAGACCTCAAGGGCTTGAAATTCCGAACCACCGGGATTGCGTCGCAAATGGCGGCGAAACTGGGCATGGCCGCCGAAGCCATGAGCGGCCCGGCGATGTTCCAGGCGCTGCAGACCGGCGCGCTGGATGCGGGCGAGTTTATCGGGCCGTGGACGGATTCTGCATTGGGCTATTATCAGGTCGCCAAGAACTACTACTGGCCGGGCGTTGGAGAACCCTCCTCCGCAGAGGAATGCGGTGTCAACGCCGACGCTTTCGCAGCCTTGTCCGATGACCTCAAAGAGGTCGTCACGCAGGCTTGTACCGGGCTCTATAACCCGGTGTGGACCGAATACACGACCAAACACGCCCAGTCGCTCAAAACGCTGGTGTCAGAGCATGGCGTCACCGTCCGCAAACTGCCCGATGACGTGATCGCTGCCATGGGCAGCGCCGCCGGTGAAATCATGGAAGAATACCGCGCGGATGACGATGAACTGGTGCGCCGTATTACCGAGAGCTTTATCGCCTATCGCGATCTGGTTGGCGGTTACATGACCTATGCGGACAACGGGCAGATGAATGCCCGCGCCGGAGTTTTCGGCTACTGA
- a CDS encoding GntR family transcriptional regulator, which yields MTGQTRLSWTDVRDEIQARILDRTYAPGDKLPRDNDLALGLGCARTTVHRAMQDLARIGLVERKRKGGTHVRADPVTRATFDIPITRREVEQRGSTYDYRLISSAVEPMPESVLLRFGSSEPGEALHVKAVHLSDSKPYIFEDRWIDITTTPDILQVDLAGSSANEWLVRNKPYSKLDVRFFAVNAKGENAEHLSVAAGEALLVIERTTWIGSAPITTVRSVTAPGYQLSAQN from the coding sequence TTGACTGGTCAAACCCGCCTTTCCTGGACTGATGTGCGTGATGAGATACAGGCGCGTATTCTCGACCGGACATATGCACCGGGGGACAAGCTGCCGCGCGACAACGATCTCGCTTTGGGGTTGGGATGCGCGCGCACGACCGTGCACCGCGCGATGCAGGACCTCGCGCGGATAGGATTGGTCGAACGTAAGCGAAAAGGCGGAACCCATGTCAGGGCCGACCCGGTGACGCGCGCCACCTTTGATATCCCGATCACCCGGCGTGAGGTCGAGCAGCGCGGCAGTACCTATGACTACCGGCTGATCAGCAGCGCGGTGGAGCCCATGCCGGAGTCAGTCCTACTGCGTTTTGGCAGCAGCGAGCCGGGCGAAGCCTTGCATGTCAAAGCCGTGCATCTGTCTGACAGCAAACCATATATCTTTGAAGATCGCTGGATAGACATCACAACAACGCCCGATATCCTGCAGGTCGACCTTGCCGGTAGCAGCGCCAACGAATGGCTTGTGCGCAACAAGCCCTACAGCAAGCTCGATGTCCGCTTCTTTGCCGTGAATGCCAAAGGTGAAAACGCTGAACACCTGTCTGTCGCGGCAGGAGAGGCCTTGCTGGTGATTGAACGCACCACATGGATCGGTTCGGCTCCGATCACGACGGTTCGATCCGTGACGGCCCCGGGGTATCAACTGTCGGCGCAAAACTGA
- a CDS encoding type I secretion system permease/ATPase has product MAKKVTGIEELRSARRAGSWLLWAVFLFSIFVNLLMLTGPLFMLQVYDRVLGSRSEETLVALFVLVGALYGLMMLLEYARGRVLARFGARFQSILENRVFEAVLRRAVLPSERSIPASGLRDLETVRTFFASPVILALFDVPWTPLFLGAIFIFHPMLGWLALGGSVLLIIITLLNNWLTNTKTLEAQNVSNRAHGFAEQARRAAEVVRAQGMSTAVTARWQGLSEEATDTSVKSNDWTGVFTSMSKSFTLFLQSAMLALGAYLVLQAEMTAGAMIAGSIMMGRALAPVQQALGQWSTVQRARGAWSSLGELLEKTPVLPETHTLPTPHANVSFAGVSVVAQGAKFPTLSGISFYLGEGEALGVIGKSGSGKSTLAKTLLGLTRVAAGEVRFGGATLDQYDPDALGSYIGYLPQNVVLFSGTIAENIARMAINPDDEKVVEAAKRANAHDMILSLPDGYKTIVQGDDGQLSGGQRQRIALARAFYGDPVLLILDEPNSALDNDGSVALNLAVREFKAANRAVVIMTHRPSALSECDRLLVIDGGRIKADGPRDEVLKSMVSNVENIKKSLAQATSS; this is encoded by the coding sequence GTGGCCAAGAAAGTAACAGGCATTGAAGAGTTGCGAAGCGCGCGCCGTGCGGGTTCATGGCTGCTGTGGGCGGTGTTTCTGTTCAGTATTTTTGTAAACCTGCTGATGCTGACCGGGCCATTGTTCATGCTTCAGGTCTATGACCGTGTCCTCGGGTCGCGGTCCGAAGAAACGCTGGTGGCCTTGTTTGTGTTGGTCGGGGCGCTGTACGGCCTGATGATGCTTCTGGAATATGCGCGCGGTCGTGTGCTGGCCCGGTTTGGTGCACGGTTTCAGTCGATCCTTGAAAACCGCGTGTTCGAGGCGGTGCTGCGGCGCGCGGTATTGCCCAGCGAACGATCGATCCCGGCAAGCGGGCTCAGGGATCTGGAAACCGTCCGCACGTTTTTCGCCTCCCCCGTGATCCTCGCGCTGTTCGACGTGCCATGGACCCCTTTGTTCCTTGGCGCGATTTTCATTTTTCACCCGATGTTGGGCTGGCTGGCATTGGGCGGCAGTGTGCTGTTGATCATCATCACGCTGCTCAACAATTGGCTGACAAATACAAAGACCCTTGAGGCGCAGAACGTCTCCAACCGCGCGCATGGGTTTGCCGAACAGGCGCGCAGGGCCGCCGAAGTTGTCCGCGCGCAAGGCATGAGCACAGCGGTCACGGCCCGCTGGCAGGGCCTGAGCGAGGAGGCGACGGATACATCCGTCAAATCCAACGACTGGACGGGTGTGTTCACATCCATGTCCAAATCCTTCACCCTGTTTTTGCAATCCGCGATGCTGGCGCTGGGGGCCTATCTGGTGTTGCAGGCGGAGATGACGGCGGGTGCGATGATCGCGGGCTCGATCATGATGGGCCGTGCCCTTGCCCCGGTGCAACAGGCATTGGGCCAGTGGAGCACCGTGCAACGTGCCCGTGGCGCCTGGTCATCGCTGGGGGAGCTGCTGGAAAAGACCCCTGTGCTCCCTGAAACGCATACATTGCCGACACCGCACGCCAATGTGTCTTTTGCAGGCGTTTCTGTCGTTGCCCAGGGCGCAAAGTTTCCAACGCTCAGCGGTATCTCTTTTTACCTCGGGGAGGGAGAGGCACTTGGCGTTATCGGGAAAAGCGGTTCGGGCAAATCGACCCTTGCCAAGACGTTGCTGGGCCTGACGCGAGTGGCGGCGGGCGAGGTGCGTTTTGGCGGCGCGACTTTGGATCAGTACGATCCGGACGCCTTGGGGTCCTACATCGGTTATCTGCCGCAGAATGTCGTGCTGTTTTCGGGCACCATTGCCGAGAATATCGCGCGCATGGCGATCAACCCCGATGATGAAAAAGTCGTGGAGGCGGCCAAGCGCGCCAATGCCCATGACATGATCTTGTCGCTGCCCGATGGGTACAAAACCATCGTGCAGGGCGATGATGGGCAACTGTCGGGCGGCCAGCGGCAGCGCATCGCCTTGGCGCGCGCCTTTTACGGTGACCCTGTTCTGCTGATCCTGGATGAGCCGAATTCGGCGCTGGACAACGATGGATCGGTTGCGCTGAACCTCGCGGTGCGCGAATTCAAGGCGGCCAACCGTGCCGTTGTGATCATGACTCACAGACCAAGTGCGTTGTCGGAATGTGACCGCTTGCTGGTCATTGACGGCGGGCGGATCAAGGCGGATGGCCCGCGCGATGAAGTGTTGAAATCCATGGTCAGCAACGTCGAGAACATCAAAAAATCACTGGCACAGGCGACATCATCATGA